Proteins encoded within one genomic window of Oryza brachyantha chromosome 7, ObraRS2, whole genome shotgun sequence:
- the LOC102713562 gene encoding heavy metal-associated isoprenylated plant protein 7-like — MAKTTMQWKPAKRAAPGDGGAAGGDGEGKKEKKTTTTTRAESDAASAGELVISVPVHCDGCARKLRRSVQRLDGVEEVTVDCRTNTVVVRGPKAAEDPAAIVEVVDRRTGKKALVLSSSPAKPKPPPSPEKKGTEATKKDASSDQGMDKEMAEDDLEMVVVMRIDLHCEACCEEIKRRVLKIKGVEEVVPHMKSSQVTVRGKIEPATLAGLIHKWTGRRAAIFRAEPLLQQPSPSPPPSPPKVDEGHPEAAPEPVPEKEETKEGDQPPSSDDAQEKEGAAAEEKEKEEEEGEPVDEEEEGRGELQNENPIVGAAGSSNGAAEESHTATTTNGHLFRAAVQEPVAAVAPESEKTATGNQLYQCRYYYYPAYTYDAYPCPQYRDQFQQQNYSYAAGYPPAMYGYYPRHVPEAFSDENPNVCSVM, encoded by the exons ATGGCCAAG ACGACAATGCAGTGGAAGCCGGCGAAGCGAGCGGCAcccggagacggcggcgccgcgggagGGGATGGAGAagggaagaaggagaagaagacgacgacgacgaccagggCGGAGAGCGACGCCGCGTCGGCGGGGGAGTTGGTGATCAGCGTCCCCGTGCACTGCGACGGCTGCGCCCGGAAGCTGCGCCGCTCCGTGCAGCGTCTAGATG GCGTGGAGGAGGTGACCGTGGATTGCCGGACCAACACGGTGGTCGTTCGCGGGCCGAAGGCGGCGGAGGATCCGGCTGCGATTGTGGAGGTCGTGGACAGGAGGACCGGGAAGAAGGCGCTAGTGTTGAGTTCGTCGCCGGCCAAGCCCAAGCCACCGCCGTCACCGGAGAAGAAGGGTACGGAGGCGACCAAGAAGGATGCTTCTTCAGATCAGGGCATGGACAAAGAGATGGCTGAAGATGACTTG GAAATGGTAGTGGTGATGAGGATAGACCTGCACTGCGAGGCATGCTGTGAAGAGATCAAACGGAGGGTACTCAAGATAAAAG GAGTGGAGGAGGTCGTGCCGCACATGAAATCGTCGCAGGTGACGGTGAGAGGGAAGATCGAGCCGGCGACGCTAGCAGGGCTCATCCACAAGTGGACCGGACGGAGAGCCGCCATCTTCAGGGCGGAACCGCTGCTGCAGCAACCATCACCGTCTccacctccgtcgccgccgaaggTAGACGAAGGGCATCCAGAGGCGGCGCCCGAACCGGTgccggagaaggaggagaCGAAGGAAGGAGACCAACCACCATCGTCGGACGATGCGCAGGAGAAGGAAGGGGCAGCAGCCgaagagaaggagaaggaggaggaggaaggagagccggttgacgaggaggaggaaggtaGAGGCGAACTCCAGAACGAGAACCCCATCGTCGGCGCCGCAGGCAGCAGCAATGGCGCCGCGGAGGAGAGCcacaccgccaccaccacgaaCGGTCACCTCTTCAGGGCAGCCGTCCAAGAACCAGTTGCTGCGGTGGCGCCGGAGAGCGAGAAGACGGCGACGGGCAACCAGCTCTACCAGTGccgctactactactacccgGCCTATACTTACGACGCATATCCATGTCCGCAGTATCGTGATCAGTTCCAGCAGCAGAACTACTCGTATGCTGCTGGTTATCCTCCTGCCATGTATGGGTACTATCCACGTCATGTGCCAGAGGCCTTCAGTGACGAGAACCCAAATGTATGTAGCGTCATGTAG